A genome region from Chitinophagales bacterium includes the following:
- a CDS encoding bifunctional UDP-3-O-[3-hydroxymyristoyl] N-acetylglucosamine deacetylase/3-hydroxyacyl-ACP dehydratase, whose amino-acid sequence MNNFQQTIKTEGSISGHGLHSGKTVTLTLKPAATNHGIKFQRLDLPDQPIIDANCDYVVPSERSTTLDKNGVKLITIEHILSALAGLQIDNVLICVDNEEMPILDGSSAQFVTLIKQCEILRQDETRELFQLKHNVIIEDPATGSKIIAMPSDSFKVTVMVDYNSQIVGPQHASLDHFEDYEKEISPCRTFVFFHELKALFDAGLIKGGSVDNAIVLVDKMPSQNDIDELSKLFNRNDIEVKSEGYLNNIDLHFQNEPTRHKLLDVVGDLSLIGTPIKAHIIATRPGHKINTDFAKMLKAKIKESRSKTDAPVYDPNKEPIYDIHAIQNILPHRFPMLLVDKIIEVTDNYVVGVKNATVNEHFFAGHFPDNHVMPGVLQIEAMAQCGGMLALKSVENTKDYDVYFLKINNAKFKRKVVPGDTLVMKVELMGPIRRGIVEMKGTIFIGNQIATEAEMMATIIKRQK is encoded by the coding sequence ATGAATAATTTCCAGCAGACAATCAAAACAGAAGGCTCTATTAGTGGGCACGGTCTTCATAGCGGTAAGACAGTCACCCTTACCCTAAAGCCTGCTGCCACGAATCACGGTATAAAGTTCCAGCGATTAGATTTGCCTGATCAGCCTATCATAGATGCTAACTGTGACTATGTAGTACCTTCAGAGCGAAGCACCACGTTAGATAAAAATGGCGTTAAACTGATTACAATAGAACATATATTATCCGCATTGGCTGGTTTGCAGATAGATAACGTATTGATCTGTGTAGACAACGAAGAAATGCCTATCCTAGATGGTAGTTCCGCTCAATTTGTCACCTTAATCAAACAATGTGAGATATTAAGACAAGACGAAACAAGGGAACTATTTCAGTTAAAACACAATGTCATTATAGAAGATCCGGCTACAGGCTCGAAAATCATAGCCATGCCCAGTGATAGTTTCAAAGTGACGGTTATGGTTGATTATAATTCGCAAATTGTAGGACCACAGCACGCCTCGTTAGATCATTTTGAGGACTATGAAAAAGAAATTTCACCTTGTAGAACTTTTGTATTCTTCCATGAGTTAAAAGCACTTTTTGATGCCGGTCTTATAAAAGGAGGGAGTGTAGATAATGCTATTGTCCTAGTAGATAAAATGCCAAGTCAAAATGATATTGACGAGTTATCAAAATTATTCAATAGAAATGATATAGAGGTAAAATCAGAAGGATATTTAAACAATATAGATTTACATTTCCAAAACGAACCTACAAGACACAAGCTACTAGATGTTGTAGGTGACTTATCCCTTATAGGCACACCTATTAAAGCACATATCATTGCTACTCGACCTGGGCATAAAATCAATACCGACTTTGCTAAAATGCTCAAGGCAAAAATCAAAGAATCTAGATCTAAAACAGATGCACCTGTTTATGACCCGAATAAGGAACCAATTTATGATATCCATGCGATTCAAAATATTTTACCGCATCGATTTCCAATGCTATTGGTAGATAAGATTATCGAAGTTACGGATAACTACGTGGTAGGAGTAAAGAATGCCACAGTCAATGAACATTTCTTTGCGGGGCATTTTCCTGACAATCATGTCATGCCAGGAGTACTTCAAATTGAAGCTATGGCGCAATGCGGTGGCATGCTGGCATTAAAATCGGTAGAGAATACGAAAGACTATGACGTCTACTTTTTAAAGATAAATAATGCCAAATTTAAACGCAAAGTTGTACCTGGTGATACACTAGTCATGAAAGTAGAACTCATGGGACCAATAAGGCGTGGAATTGTAGAGATGAAAGGCACTATATTTATCGGAAACCAAATAGCCACGGAAGCGGAAATGATGGCAACAATAATTAAAAGACAAAAATAA